Proteins from a genomic interval of Niabella soli DSM 19437:
- a CDS encoding DUF4959 domain-containing protein has product MKTAFFIGLCSIIFIGCKKTENTPIDTDPSTPDPVVNATVKNISGGAQISYTLPASSNLLYVKAEYLFKGEVKDVKASFFSNNLIVEGFGDTDEHEVKLYTVSRAEKLSAPVTVKIKPLTPPVLKVRQSLSVTPSFGGFLASFANEDKANMVIMALKWNAEQKEWRQIDAAYTALPAGLFKVRGQDSTLQDFALVVRDRWNNLSDTMAFQLKPIYEVLLDKSLFKDIRKKYPIPQREPLPQSGAAMIEAVDYSSSYPMKNLYDGNTSSMFHTKQNVDQPIWIPIDLGVKARFSRYKIWQRTGGFEWGHGNPHEWEIWGTNTPNDVNSWVLLDHQIMVKPSGLPEGQNSNEDVDLAKSGQEYDFPENAPAVRYIAWKNVDCWSAITGRTGFFHVFELSIWGQLK; this is encoded by the coding sequence ATGAAAACCGCTTTTTTTATTGGATTATGCTCCATAATCTTTATAGGCTGTAAAAAAACAGAAAATACCCCGATAGATACAGATCCATCAACGCCGGATCCCGTGGTCAATGCGACGGTAAAAAATATTTCCGGTGGCGCGCAAATATCTTATACGTTGCCGGCCAGCTCCAACCTGCTTTATGTAAAAGCAGAATACCTGTTTAAAGGAGAAGTAAAAGATGTGAAAGCCTCTTTTTTCTCAAACAATCTTATCGTAGAGGGGTTTGGAGATACTGATGAACATGAAGTGAAATTGTACACGGTAAGCAGGGCAGAAAAACTATCAGCCCCGGTAACTGTTAAAATCAAACCGCTTACCCCCCCTGTTTTAAAAGTTCGCCAGTCGTTGTCTGTTACGCCCTCGTTTGGTGGCTTCCTTGCATCGTTTGCAAATGAAGACAAAGCGAATATGGTTATCATGGCACTGAAATGGAATGCCGAGCAAAAGGAATGGCGCCAGATCGATGCAGCCTATACCGCATTGCCCGCGGGCCTGTTTAAAGTTAGGGGCCAGGACTCTACGTTGCAGGATTTTGCTTTGGTGGTAAGAGACCGCTGGAATAACCTTTCCGATACTATGGCGTTTCAGCTAAAGCCCATTTATGAGGTGCTCCTGGACAAGTCCTTATTTAAAGACATTAGAAAGAAATACCCGATCCCGCAGCGGGAGCCCCTTCCGCAGTCCGGCGCCGCAATGATCGAAGCGGTTGATTATTCGAGCAGCTATCCCATGAAAAATCTGTATGATGGCAATACTTCGTCGATGTTCCATACCAAACAGAACGTAGATCAGCCCATTTGGATCCCCATTGACCTGGGGGTGAAAGCCCGGTTCAGCCGCTACAAGATCTGGCAACGGACCGGAGGATTTGAGTGGGGGCATGGAAACCCGCATGAATGGGAAATATGGGGCACGAATACGCCTAATGATGTGAACAGTTGGGTGTTGCTGGATCACCAGATCATGGTAAAACCCTCCGGTTTACCGGAAGGCCAGAACTCAAACGAAGACGTTGATCTGGCTAAGAGTGGCCAGGAGTATGACTTTCCTGAAAATGCACCTGCTGTTCGTTACATTGCCTGGAAAAATGTTGACTGCTGGAGCGCTATTACCGGCCGAACAGGATTCTTTCACGTTTTTGAATTGTCTATTTGGGGACAGCTTAAATAA
- a CDS encoding RagB/SusD family nutrient uptake outer membrane protein translates to MRTIQKIGILAIIAIGILPGCKKFLNVVPDSIATIESAFTLRTSAERYLFSCFSYLPNDASFNDNPAFNSGDEVWYMDPIRDVDATYNNIARGLQNADNPLGNFWAGSTRGTALFQAIRKCNTFLENVDKVPDLNEYERERWKAEVVFLKAYYHFYLFRMYGPIPLEKTNLPISASPEEVKVYREPVDSCVNYIVSLLDQAAASDQLPDRISGTENADLGRITKCIVKAIKAKVLVTAASPLFNGNTAYASLIDNKGRQLFSQTVDPQKWAKAAEACKDAIEFCKTNGYSLSTFAGNTGYILNDTIRQELDIRTAITNKVNNPEVIWPNTDSRAGDMQRYSMANIAPFTSTSNAKSIIAPTIKMAELFYSKNGVPITEDPDWNFNDRFALKTAAAADQFYIAKGQETVKLNFDREPRFYASLGFDRGIWFGNWVNNYNVYAAAGLLYVKGRAGETAARQGISNYSITGYYPKKLVNIETTVAADGNITSNTVQYPWPELRMSDLYLLYAEALNELNGPGAEVYYWINQVRARAGLQSVEDSWTQHSRDPLKFKDKQGLRAIIQQERGIELMFEGQRFWDLLRWKIAHVELNEPIRGWDITQKDAIPYYNPMLLFNQRFALRNYLWPIQTSELRINTNLVQNTGW, encoded by the coding sequence ATGAGAACAATTCAAAAAATAGGAATACTGGCAATTATCGCTATAGGTATATTGCCTGGCTGTAAAAAATTTCTGAATGTGGTGCCGGACAGTATAGCAACCATTGAAAGCGCCTTTACGTTACGAACATCAGCAGAACGTTATTTATTTTCCTGCTTCTCTTATCTTCCTAATGACGCATCCTTTAATGATAATCCCGCGTTTAACAGTGGAGACGAAGTATGGTACATGGACCCGATCCGGGATGTGGATGCTACCTATAACAATATTGCCCGGGGGCTGCAGAATGCGGATAACCCGCTGGGCAATTTCTGGGCTGGGTCAACCCGCGGAACTGCCTTGTTCCAGGCCATCAGGAAGTGCAATACTTTTTTGGAAAATGTAGATAAAGTGCCGGATCTGAACGAGTATGAGCGGGAGCGCTGGAAAGCAGAAGTTGTTTTCCTGAAAGCCTATTATCATTTTTATTTATTCAGAATGTACGGCCCCATCCCGCTGGAAAAAACCAATCTCCCTATTTCGGCTTCCCCGGAAGAAGTAAAAGTGTACCGGGAGCCGGTGGATTCCTGTGTTAATTATATTGTATCGTTGCTGGACCAGGCGGCTGCAAGCGACCAACTGCCGGATCGTATCTCAGGAACAGAAAATGCAGACCTGGGAAGAATAACCAAATGCATTGTAAAAGCGATAAAAGCAAAAGTGCTGGTTACCGCTGCAAGCCCTTTATTCAACGGGAATACCGCTTACGCCTCTTTAATCGATAATAAAGGGCGGCAGTTGTTTTCACAAACGGTGGATCCTCAAAAATGGGCGAAGGCCGCAGAAGCCTGTAAAGATGCAATTGAATTTTGCAAGACTAACGGCTATTCATTGTCCACCTTTGCCGGGAATACAGGCTATATCCTTAATGATACGATCCGGCAGGAATTGGACATTCGTACGGCTATAACCAATAAAGTGAATAACCCTGAAGTGATCTGGCCTAATACGGATAGCCGTGCCGGCGATATGCAGCGTTATTCGATGGCAAATATTGCACCCTTTACCAGCACTTCAAACGCAAAGAGCATTATAGCGCCTACCATAAAAATGGCAGAGTTATTTTATTCGAAGAACGGAGTGCCCATTACTGAAGATCCGGACTGGAATTTTAATGATCGCTTTGCATTAAAAACGGCAGCGGCTGCAGATCAGTTCTATATTGCCAAAGGCCAGGAAACGGTGAAGCTTAATTTTGACAGGGAACCACGCTTTTATGCCTCCCTGGGCTTTGACAGGGGTATCTGGTTCGGCAACTGGGTCAATAATTACAATGTATATGCTGCTGCAGGTTTGCTGTATGTAAAAGGAAGAGCCGGCGAAACAGCCGCCAGACAGGGGATCAGTAACTATTCTATTACAGGGTACTATCCGAAGAAATTAGTGAATATTGAAACAACGGTTGCCGCCGATGGAAATATCACCAGCAATACCGTACAATATCCCTGGCCCGAGCTCCGGATGTCGGATCTGTATTTGTTATACGCGGAAGCGCTCAATGAATTGAACGGTCCCGGTGCGGAGGTGTATTATTGGATCAACCAGGTAAGAGCCAGGGCCGGGTTACAATCTGTTGAAGATTCCTGGACGCAACATTCCAGGGACCCGCTGAAGTTTAAAGATAAACAGGGGTTGAGGGCTATCATCCAGCAGGAGCGGGGTATTGAACTGATGTTCGAAGGCCAGCGTTTCTGGGATTTGTTGCGATGGAAGATCGCCCATGTAGAATTAAATGAACCCATCAGAGGCTGGGACATCACGCAAAAAGATGCCATCCCTTATTACAACCCGATGTTATTGTTTAATCAGCGATTTGCATTGCGCAATTATTTGTGGCCCATACAAACCAGTGAACTACGGATCAATACAAACCTGGTACAGAATACGGGATGGTAA
- a CDS encoding SusC/RagA family TonB-linked outer membrane protein → MNWLKIKRGTLLLIVLLFVVTSKAFSGNEFIKRPPSLIKKEVRGTVTDSAGVLFGVTVYVKNQTSIGTTTDANGKYILDVPDENSILVFEMTGYAPVEMPVKGKSVIDVRMTISHSKMDEVVVVAYGTQKKGSVIGSVTTVKPEDLKIPSSNLTQALAGRVAGIIGYQRSGEPGADNAEFFIRGATTFGYKKDPLILIDGMEYTTTELARLNVDDIASFSIMKDATANALYGARGANGVILITTKEGKEGRAKINVRFENSVSQPTRMVQIADPITYMNLENEAVLTRNPLGILPYSQSKIDNTISGINPEMFPTVDWQKEMLTPTTNNQRLNMNLSGGGGIATYYIAGSMNQDHGNLKVDHRNNFNTNIDLKTYTIRSNVNLKVTKTTSAMVRLFGTFDTYTGPITSGAAMYMNIMRTSPVLFRPYYKPDSAHRFVNHILFGNAETGNYFNPYADMTRGYKQYSNSLMGAQIELNQDLSTIITPGLSLRGMMTTNRRANFTVTRAYKPFYVAPTNYDKYTNTFTLLDLNPDTGSDYIDFVPGDKSVLSTFHAELASNYNRSIGKSNLTGMAIFMLQNDASGNELTLQRSLPSRNITLGGRGTYAYDNRYFAEVNFAYNGSERFDRSHRFGFFPSFGLAWSVSNEKFFEPLKDVFSKLRIRGNLGLVGNDAIGSASDRFFYLSNIDMNDPDYKFSFGTDGGYTRNGISVARYGNSQISWETARNSTFGVEATLFRKLDITAEYFLEHRYNILMDRASIPLTMGLEGATPKANVGKARSRSIDINATYNQRFGKDVGVQFIGNFTYAKNRFDAYEEPEYAYPWSYKKGQPVNQQWGYIAERLFVDDEEVQNSPAQVFGSTPTRGGDIKFRDVTGDGVINQNDMVPIGFPTNPEIVYGFGLSGNYKNFEFSFFAQGSARESFWINPQSTAPFISYRYSSNDPAPDNVLLKNQLLKAYADDHWSEDNRNLYALWPRLSYTTNANNNQPSTWFMRDGSFLRLKQVQAAYTVPPRLSNKIKMTKLRIYFTGGNLFTISKFKLWDVEMGGDGLKYPLQKTFTVGIDASF, encoded by the coding sequence ATGAATTGGTTAAAAATTAAAAGAGGAACCCTCCTGCTTATTGTGTTGCTTTTTGTCGTAACGTCAAAAGCTTTTTCGGGCAATGAATTTATTAAGCGACCGCCTTCGCTAATCAAAAAGGAAGTGCGGGGAACTGTTACTGACTCTGCGGGGGTCTTATTTGGAGTAACTGTTTATGTTAAAAATCAAACATCAATCGGAACTACAACGGATGCCAACGGAAAATATATTCTGGACGTGCCTGACGAGAATTCCATTCTTGTATTTGAAATGACCGGATATGCGCCGGTGGAGATGCCTGTGAAAGGAAAGTCTGTCATTGATGTAAGAATGACGATCTCGCACAGCAAAATGGATGAAGTGGTTGTGGTAGCTTACGGAACTCAGAAAAAGGGATCTGTAATAGGATCGGTAACAACAGTAAAACCCGAAGATCTTAAAATTCCGTCGAGTAACCTTACACAGGCCCTTGCGGGGAGGGTTGCGGGTATTATAGGTTACCAGCGCTCTGGTGAGCCGGGAGCCGATAATGCCGAATTCTTTATCAGAGGCGCCACTACTTTCGGATATAAGAAGGATCCTTTGATTTTAATAGATGGGATGGAATATACCACAACGGAATTAGCGCGTTTAAACGTAGATGATATCGCCAGTTTCTCAATTATGAAGGACGCCACAGCGAATGCCTTGTACGGCGCGCGGGGTGCTAACGGGGTGATCCTGATTACCACCAAAGAAGGTAAAGAGGGAAGGGCCAAGATCAATGTGCGGTTTGAAAACTCCGTTTCGCAGCCAACAAGAATGGTGCAGATCGCCGACCCTATTACGTATATGAACCTGGAGAATGAAGCGGTGCTAACCCGGAATCCGCTGGGGATTTTGCCCTATTCGCAAAGCAAAATTGATAATACTATTTCCGGGATAAATCCCGAGATGTTCCCCACGGTAGACTGGCAAAAAGAGATGCTAACCCCCACTACTAATAACCAACGATTGAATATGAACCTGAGCGGCGGCGGTGGTATAGCTACTTATTATATTGCAGGCTCCATGAACCAGGATCATGGGAATTTAAAGGTGGATCACCGTAATAATTTTAATACGAATATTGACCTTAAAACCTATACGATCCGATCGAACGTAAATCTTAAAGTAACTAAAACCACATCGGCGATGGTGCGGCTTTTCGGAACCTTTGATACGTACACAGGGCCTATTACCTCGGGCGCGGCCATGTATATGAATATTATGCGCACCAGTCCTGTTTTGTTCCGGCCTTACTATAAGCCCGATTCTGCACACCGCTTTGTAAATCACATCCTGTTTGGTAATGCGGAGACAGGGAATTACTTTAATCCCTATGCGGATATGACGCGGGGGTATAAACAATATTCCAATTCGCTGATGGGCGCTCAGATCGAACTGAACCAGGACCTGTCTACTATCATTACTCCCGGGTTATCACTGCGCGGGATGATGACGACGAACCGCCGGGCTAATTTTACGGTTACCCGGGCATACAAACCTTTTTATGTAGCGCCAACCAATTACGATAAGTATACCAATACTTTCACCTTACTCGATTTAAATCCGGATACGGGTTCGGATTATATTGATTTTGTACCCGGAGATAAAAGTGTGCTTTCTACGTTTCATGCCGAGCTGGCTTCGAATTACAACCGCTCCATTGGAAAAAGCAACCTGACGGGTATGGCCATTTTTATGCTGCAAAACGACGCAAGCGGTAATGAGCTTACGTTACAGCGTTCGCTTCCTTCCCGTAATATTACCCTGGGTGGCCGTGGTACTTATGCATATGATAACCGCTATTTTGCAGAAGTTAATTTTGCTTATAACGGATCAGAGCGTTTTGACAGAAGTCACCGGTTTGGATTCTTCCCGTCCTTTGGCCTGGCCTGGTCTGTTTCTAACGAGAAATTTTTTGAGCCGCTCAAAGATGTGTTTTCAAAACTCCGGATCAGAGGAAACCTGGGGCTTGTGGGAAATGATGCGATAGGCAGCGCCAGCGACCGCTTCTTTTACCTGTCTAATATTGATATGAACGATCCGGACTATAAATTCAGTTTCGGAACGGATGGGGGTTATACAAGAAACGGTATATCGGTGGCCCGTTATGGCAACAGCCAAATATCTTGGGAAACGGCCCGTAACTCAACCTTCGGAGTAGAGGCCACTTTGTTCAGAAAACTGGATATTACTGCCGAATATTTCCTGGAGCACCGTTACAACATCCTGATGGACCGGGCTTCCATACCGCTGACCATGGGTTTGGAAGGAGCCACGCCTAAAGCAAATGTGGGAAAGGCGCGTTCCCGTTCTATTGACATTAACGCCACCTATAACCAGCGCTTCGGAAAGGATGTTGGCGTGCAGTTTATCGGCAACTTTACCTATGCGAAGAATAGGTTTGATGCTTACGAAGAACCTGAATATGCGTATCCATGGTCGTACAAAAAAGGGCAGCCGGTGAACCAGCAATGGGGCTATATAGCAGAACGCCTTTTTGTTGATGATGAAGAGGTGCAAAATTCTCCCGCTCAGGTTTTCGGAAGTACCCCCACCCGTGGCGGTGATATAAAATTCCGCGATGTGACCGGGGATGGAGTCATCAACCAGAATGATATGGTGCCCATCGGTTTTCCTACCAATCCTGAAATCGTTTATGGTTTCGGACTTTCCGGAAACTATAAGAATTTTGAATTTTCTTTTTTTGCCCAGGGTTCCGCACGGGAATCATTCTGGATCAACCCGCAGTCGACAGCTCCGTTCATTTCCTACCGCTATTCTTCCAATGATCCGGCCCCCGATAATGTGCTGCTGAAAAACCAGTTGTTAAAAGCGTATGCTGACGACCATTGGTCAGAAGATAACCGGAACCTCTATGCCTTATGGCCCAGGCTGAGTTATACTACTAATGCAAATAATAACCAACCCAGCACCTGGTTTATGCGGGATGGCTCCTTTTTAAGACTCAAACAGGTGCAGGCCGCGTACACCGTTCCGCCCCGTTTGTCTAATAAAATAAAAATGACCAAGCTGAGGATCTACTTCACCGGGGGCAATCTTTTTACCATCAGCAAATTTAAATTATGGGATGTTGAAATGGGTGGCGATGGTTTAAAATATCCTTTACAAAAAACATTTACAGTTGGTATTGATGCATCCTTTTAA
- the dnaX gene encoding DNA polymerase III subunit gamma/tau: MDKFIVSARKYRPQTFDTVVGQQHITTTLKNAIKQSQLAHAFLFCGPRGVGKTTCARILAKTINCEHATPEGEACNECNSCISFNLGTSLNIHELDAASNNSVDDIRTLVDQVRFAPQAGKYKVYIIDEVHMLSSSAFNAFLKTLEEPPSYAIFILATTEKHKILPTILSRCQIFDFKRITTNDTVEHLEAICEKEGVVADKAALQTIAQKSEGCMRDALSIMDKIVSFTNGELNYNNTLEHLNILDEDYYFRLIDLMMQQDLSGAMLLYDDINRKGFEGDLVLNGFASFIRNLLVSKDEKVVALLDTVESFKQRYINTAKNIPPPVLISALNILNEAEIGYRAARNKRLHVELTLIKLCYLQQAIELAAGDATLHKKKIVEQATAVPFRKIRPILAPSKDDKKAGAPGASPVKTTGARLIIEEPKPRPEAVPAPAEAKPPARKIASLEKLRKQFKENNVEQIDIPLTQEALNAAWKDFIVQLKENKNSAAQSFDLAQLKVLDENSFYVYTANAIEYRFVESCKTETSEFLQQKLSNSQLQFYIIKRENKEVHESNEPKRLTAVQQYQKMIEKYPLVKELKEKLKMELDR; the protein is encoded by the coding sequence ATGGATAAATTTATCGTTTCAGCCAGAAAATACAGACCCCAGACTTTTGATACAGTAGTGGGGCAGCAGCACATCACTACAACCCTTAAAAATGCGATCAAACAGAGCCAGTTAGCACACGCTTTTCTTTTTTGCGGACCGCGGGGGGTGGGCAAAACGACCTGTGCGCGCATTCTGGCCAAAACCATCAATTGTGAGCATGCCACACCCGAAGGGGAGGCCTGTAATGAATGTAACTCCTGCATTTCCTTTAACCTGGGCACTTCGCTGAACATTCATGAGCTGGATGCCGCCAGTAATAACTCCGTTGACGATATCCGGACGCTGGTAGATCAGGTGCGTTTTGCTCCGCAGGCGGGAAAATACAAGGTGTATATTATTGATGAGGTACATATGCTGAGCTCTTCTGCGTTTAACGCTTTTCTGAAAACCCTTGAAGAGCCGCCCTCCTATGCAATTTTCATCCTGGCCACTACCGAAAAGCATAAAATTTTACCCACCATCCTCAGCCGCTGCCAGATCTTCGATTTTAAACGGATCACTACCAATGACACCGTAGAGCACCTGGAAGCGATCTGTGAAAAAGAGGGCGTAGTGGCAGATAAAGCGGCACTGCAAACCATTGCCCAGAAAAGCGAAGGCTGTATGCGCGATGCCCTGAGCATCATGGATAAGATCGTAAGCTTCACCAACGGAGAATTGAATTATAATAATACTCTTGAGCACCTGAATATACTGGATGAAGATTATTATTTCCGCCTGATCGATCTCATGATGCAACAGGACCTCTCCGGCGCCATGCTGTTATATGATGACATCAACCGGAAAGGATTTGAGGGCGACCTCGTATTAAACGGATTTGCCTCATTTATACGCAACCTGCTGGTAAGCAAAGACGAAAAAGTGGTGGCGCTCCTGGATACCGTGGAAAGCTTTAAACAGCGCTATATTAATACGGCCAAAAACATACCTCCCCCCGTTTTGATCAGCGCGCTGAATATTTTAAACGAAGCAGAGATCGGCTACCGCGCCGCCCGCAATAAACGGTTACATGTAGAACTGACACTGATAAAATTATGTTATCTGCAACAGGCGATCGAACTGGCTGCCGGCGATGCAACGCTGCATAAAAAAAAAATAGTTGAGCAAGCAACAGCAGTTCCCTTCCGGAAGATCCGGCCCATCCTTGCGCCATCAAAAGACGATAAGAAAGCGGGAGCACCCGGCGCCTCACCGGTGAAAACAACCGGCGCCCGGCTGATCATTGAAGAGCCCAAACCCAGACCTGAAGCAGTTCCCGCGCCAGCGGAAGCCAAACCTCCGGCAAGAAAAATTGCCAGCCTCGAAAAATTAAGAAAACAATTCAAGGAAAACAATGTTGAGCAGATTGATATTCCGCTCACACAGGAAGCACTTAATGCTGCCTGGAAGGATTTTATTGTTCAATTAAAAGAAAATAAAAATTCAGCGGCCCAAAGCTTCGACCTGGCACAACTCAAAGTGCTGGATGAAAATTCTTTTTATGTTTATACCGCCAATGCCATAGAATACCGTTTTGTGGAAAGCTGTAAAACAGAAACCTCCGAGTTCCTGCAACAAAAACTTTCCAACAGCCAGTTGCAATTCTATATTATAAAAAGAGAGAACAAGGAAGTACATGAAAGCAATGAGCCCAAACGGTTAACAGCGGTGCAGCAATACCAGAAAATGATTGAAAAATACCCCCTGGTAAAAGAATTGAAAGAAAAACTGAAAATGGAACTGGACCGGTGA
- a CDS encoding DsbA family oxidoreductase, with amino-acid sequence MNTAKMQVEIWSDIACPFCYIGKRNFESGIEKFADAANINVTWKSFQLDPTLPEKTTVDHEQYLVKYKGLPADRVNQMLQQVAQSAKAAGLDFHFEKIATVNSFNAHRLIQLAKTKGLGDAAEERLFKAYFTEGKNIADRITLTELGKEIGLTENEVTDALTSETYAAKANEDIDEARQLGIRGVPFFVLDRKYAVSGAQPAEVFTQTLEKAFSEWRAKNPETAFEVTEGPSCTADGNCG; translated from the coding sequence ATGAACACAGCAAAAATGCAGGTAGAGATATGGAGCGATATTGCATGTCCTTTTTGTTATATCGGGAAAAGAAATTTTGAGTCAGGAATTGAAAAATTTGCTGACGCGGCCAATATCAACGTTACCTGGAAAAGCTTTCAACTGGACCCCACCCTTCCTGAAAAAACAACAGTAGACCACGAACAATACCTGGTCAAATACAAAGGGCTGCCGGCCGACCGGGTGAATCAAATGCTGCAACAAGTGGCACAATCTGCAAAGGCTGCAGGGCTCGATTTTCACTTTGAGAAAATTGCCACGGTAAATTCTTTTAACGCCCATCGCCTGATACAACTGGCGAAAACAAAAGGGCTGGGCGATGCGGCAGAAGAACGTTTATTTAAAGCTTATTTCACCGAAGGAAAAAACATTGCAGACCGTATTACCTTAACCGAACTGGGAAAAGAAATCGGGCTTACTGAAAATGAAGTTACGGATGCATTAACCAGCGAAACGTATGCTGCTAAGGCGAATGAGGACATAGACGAAGCCCGGCAGTTGGGCATAAGAGGTGTTCCATTTTTTGTACTGGATCGTAAATATGCCGTTTCAGGTGCGCAACCCGCTGAAGTATTTACCCAGACGCTGGAAAAGGCTTTTTCAGAATGGCGGGCAAAAAATCCCGAGACAGCTTTTGAAGTTACGGAGGGTCCTTCCTGTACTGCAGACGGCAACTGCGGATAA
- a CDS encoding DUF2795 domain-containing protein, which yields MFWTLELASYLEDAPWPATKDELIDYAIRSGAPIEVVENLQELEDEGDVYETIEDIWPDYPTQEDFLFNEDEY from the coding sequence ATGTTTTGGACACTTGAATTAGCATCCTATTTAGAAGATGCCCCTTGGCCAGCTACCAAAGATGAACTGATTGACTATGCGATCAGAAGCGGAGCTCCAATTGAAGTGGTAGAGAATTTACAGGAACTGGAGGATGAGGGAGATGTTTATGAAACAATTGAAGACATCTGGCCCGACTATCCCACCCAGGAAGATTTTCTTTTTAACGAAGACGAGTATTAA
- a CDS encoding ABC transporter ATP-binding protein, with protein MISGRQIHKSYGTVPVLKGVDIDINKGEVVSIVGPSGSGKSTLLHILGTLDKPDSGTVVMNETPISSLTGKQLAAFRNKNIGFVFQFHHLLPEFSAIENVCIPGWLAGRKKKEVLEKAKELLAVLGVDHRLENKPGELSGGEQQRVAVARALINQPQIVFADEPTGNLDTANARELHDLFFSLRKRFQQTFLIVTHNEELATLSDRTLHMKDGLIA; from the coding sequence ATGATTTCGGGAAGACAAATACACAAATCCTATGGTACGGTGCCGGTACTCAAAGGCGTGGATATCGATATAAATAAAGGCGAGGTCGTTTCTATCGTAGGGCCCTCGGGCAGTGGCAAAAGCACGCTGCTGCACATTCTGGGCACTTTGGATAAACCCGATTCCGGAACGGTGGTTATGAATGAAACACCCATCAGCTCACTGACCGGCAAACAACTGGCGGCCTTCCGGAATAAAAATATCGGATTTGTCTTTCAATTTCACCACCTGCTGCCGGAGTTTTCTGCCATAGAAAATGTTTGCATCCCGGGCTGGCTCGCGGGCCGTAAAAAGAAAGAGGTCCTGGAAAAAGCCAAAGAACTTTTAGCGGTGCTTGGGGTAGACCACCGGCTGGAAAATAAACCTGGTGAATTAAGCGGCGGAGAGCAACAACGCGTTGCTGTGGCAAGAGCGCTGATCAATCAGCCCCAGATCGTTTTTGCAGACGAACCAACCGGCAACCTGGACACTGCCAATGCACGGGAATTGCACGACTTGTTTTTTAGTTTACGAAAACGGTTTCAGCAAACATTCTTAATCGTAACCCATAACGAAGAACTGGCTACATTGAGCGACCGTACCCTGCATATGAAGGATGGGTTGATTGCATAA
- a CDS encoding cob(I)yrinic acid a,c-diamide adenosyltransferase — MTFRIYTKTGDKGTTALIGGTKVSKADLRIEAYGTVDELNSYTGLCKELLSDVRSKEILQEVQDRLFTIGAVLAQDPDKKTKMTLPDLHEEDIVLLEKEIDVMTGQLPEMKSFILPGGSVPVAQLHIARCICRRAERLVVGLSETSPVEPVVPKYLNRLSDYLFVLARYTGFVSGIADIPWKPRVS, encoded by the coding sequence ATGACTTTTCGTATTTATACAAAAACCGGAGATAAGGGAACTACGGCGCTGATCGGTGGCACCAAGGTTTCCAAGGCCGATCTGCGCATAGAAGCTTATGGCACCGTGGATGAACTGAACTCTTATACAGGCTTATGCAAGGAGCTGCTATCCGATGTCCGTTCAAAGGAAATATTGCAGGAAGTACAGGACCGGTTGTTTACGATTGGCGCTGTGCTGGCGCAGGATCCGGATAAAAAAACAAAAATGACTTTGCCCGATCTGCATGAAGAAGATATTGTATTGCTTGAAAAAGAAATCGATGTGATGACGGGCCAGTTGCCTGAAATGAAATCATTCATTCTGCCGGGAGGGAGTGTACCGGTAGCACAATTGCACATCGCCCGTTGCATATGCAGAAGAGCAGAGCGGCTGGTCGTTGGCTTATCAGAAACGTCGCCAGTTGAGCCTGTTGTACCCAAATACCTGAACCGCCTCAGCGACTATCTTTTTGTATTGGCCCGCTATACCGGATTTGTATCCGGGATTGCTGATATTCCCTGGAAACCGCGTGTTTCCTGA